The following are from one region of the Amedibacterium intestinale genome:
- a CDS encoding helix-turn-helix domain-containing protein, which produces MENIGKMLKEKRLELGLSVDDISEKTRLTPKHVKALEEGDMSFFHEDLSYLRFFVKSYCEAVNVDFEDVKDELRESIDDYTTTFLNKAELTHQEIEKNVSRSERLSRVQSSDTGRRSLRIQKPDVSLVSLVAIIGVVAIIILFAFVIFLKTGNKNDDLSQKQPVAPIQNKVGENVTEENSNKPSSDNSGEKEEMEIVAGDDATHFFLTNVKDGDKLKVDTAFNGSNSGYSVTIINDGNEEVRNNEVYNMGQTASTEVEVKKGTKINVYVGCMYQTEIKINDKVVKLDSSVNPSTWTGSCTSYTFEFTVGDQNESSK; this is translated from the coding sequence ATGGAAAATATCGGTAAAATGCTAAAGGAAAAAAGATTAGAACTTGGTTTAAGTGTAGATGACATCAGTGAGAAAACTCGTTTAACACCAAAACATGTCAAAGCATTGGAAGAAGGAGATATGTCTTTTTTTCATGAGGATTTGTCATATTTGCGTTTTTTTGTTAAATCTTATTGTGAAGCGGTAAATGTTGATTTCGAAGATGTAAAAGATGAATTAAGAGAAAGTATCGATGATTATACGACAACTTTTCTTAATAAAGCGGAGTTGACACATCAGGAAATCGAGAAGAACGTTTCACGTTCAGAGCGTTTAAGTCGTGTTCAAAGCAGTGATACGGGACGGCGTTCTTTGCGTATTCAAAAGCCGGATGTATCTTTGGTTTCTTTAGTAGCAATTATTGGTGTAGTAGCCATTATAATTTTATTTGCCTTTGTTATCTTTTTGAAAACAGGTAATAAAAATGATGACTTAAGCCAGAAACAGCCGGTTGCACCGATTCAAAATAAAGTTGGGGAAAATGTTACGGAAGAAAATTCTAATAAACCTTCTTCCGATAATTCTGGCGAAAAAGAAGAAATGGAAATTGTTGCCGGTGATGATGCAACTCACTTTTTCTTAACAAATGTAAAAGATGGCGATAAGTTAAAAGTAGATACTGCATTTAATGGAAGTAATTCGGGTTATAGCGTTACTATCATTAATGATGGTAATGAAGAGGTTCGTAACAATGAGGTTTACAACATGGGACAGACTGCCTCAACAGAAGTAGAAGTTAAAAAGGGAACTAAAATTAATGTTTATGTTGGATGCATGTATCAAACAGAAATTAAAATCAATGACAAAGTTGTAAAATTAGACAGTTCTGTCAATCCGTCTACATGGACTGGATCTTGTACTTCTTATACTTTTGAATTTACAGTAGGTGATCAAAATGAATCTTCCAAATAA